The Piliocolobus tephrosceles isolate RC106 unplaced genomic scaffold, ASM277652v3 unscaffolded_31337, whole genome shotgun sequence genome includes a window with the following:
- the LOC113222464 gene encoding uncharacterized protein LOC113222464 — MKKCIKFMIHVNAMLQLDFFYFLNEPPLNKQHQYSLMMAIEARFRVWMMNQATAFNLSSFDEDDLTHFTYNHTHKGPYISSKLQWWTAQIKTMFQDAFDNIFNQKHYKTLLKNYDSYNISNKIMLMKDTYELFLKNYENIYFTGDIMLLSKFFDTTPKIKIKKDRQHYIYKNTFGNAVNYYKCGIIYGYTINKLLIKEVVDELFTIYKLNQHKFTEIIFMQTVRLLFKEIQKSFFSHRRNDKISMNNLFFFNIRNDYSKLNPEQRQNEINYAMASRFYEKTMFSIFHIMFIIKISRHLDKLDQLYGKATMMHYSVHEKPYVYFKHIYHNSLQDIALNVFFPMYIKKPVTQLKYGKTFVFAYMLKLTSELFSIYNLNNLSLLCQYQAVITANFYAFKKVAAYIDRLFVPMVIFFFFFKIKVELDEAGKDFLPTYLSRFEGSKSLITITNILIYVGGNILYQNALFFPNHLSYELRKQAPEIPHMIPSDKPQAHYIDGNIIFGVVHSLSVTFILATLMRWYSFMDNILFMFRVTFRIFDRYYEIINDLLCLFFRRIFNKMSANIFLKALAKIYLESQKAGYFEEVKQSRLYAKTFTEDKVTYKQFSQRNNNLLQFVDIENQVQKGLLSYNDKHSYFNDLEESEEFLNDKSLTYYEDQVNNIISP; from the exons atgaaaaaatgcataaaatttatGATTCATGTAAATGCAATGttacaacttgattttttttattttttaaatgaaccacCATTAAATAAGCAACACCAATATTCTTTAATGATGGCAATCGAGGCAAGGTTTAGAGTCTGGATGATGAACCAAGCAACTGCTTTTAATTTATCAAGCTTTGATGAAGATGACCTTACACATTTTACATATAATCATACACACAAAGGTCCTTACATTTCATCAAAATTACAATGGTGGACagcacaaataaaaacaatgtttcaAGACGCTTTTGACAATATATTTAACCAAAAAcattataaaactttattaaaaaactATGACTCTTataatattagtaataaaatTATGCTAATGAAAGATACTTatgaactgtttttaaaaaattatgaaaatatttacttcaCAGGTGATATTATGTTGTTATCGAAATTTTTTGACACTactcctaaaataaaaataaaaaaagatagacAACATTATATATACAAGAATACATTTGGAAATGCAGTAAACTATTATAAATGTGGTATTATTTATGGTTATACAATAAACAAACTTTTAATAAAAGAAGTGGTTGATGAATTATTTACGATATATAAATTAAACCAACATAAATTTACTGAAATTATCTTTATGCAGACTGTTcgtttgctttttaaagaaatacaaaaaagttttttttctcacCGAAGAAACGATAAAATA agCATgaataaccttttcttttttaacatccGAAATGACTACTCCAAATTAAACCCagaacaaagacaaaatgaaataaattatgcgATGGCATCCAGATTTTAtgaaaaaacaatgttttcaatatttcacattatgtttattattaaaatcagTCGGCATTTAGATAAACTAGACCAATTATATGGAAAGGCTACTATGATGCATTACTCAGTACATGAGAAACCATATGTGTATTTTAAGCATATATATCATAATAGTTTACAAGATAttgctttaaatgtatttttccctATGTATATTAAAAAACCAGTTACACagttaaaatatggaaaaacgTTTGTTTTTGCTTATATGTTAAAACTTACTTCCGAATTATttagtatatataatttaaacaatttaagtTTATTATGTCAATATCAAGCTGTTATTACAGCTAACTTCTATGCATTTAAAAAAGTTGCAGCATATATTGATAGACTATTTGTACCAatggttatatttttctttttttttaaaattaaagttgaattagatgaagctggaaaagaTTTTCTACCAACATACTTAAGTAGATTTGAAGGATCAAAATCATTGATAACTATTACTAATATTCTTATATATGTTGGTGGcaatattttatatcaaaatgctttattttttcctaatcatTTGTCTTATGAATTAAGGAAACAAGCTCCAGAAATTCCACATATGATACCATCAGATAAACCACAAGCACATTATATTGATGGAAATATTATATTTGGAGTTGTACATAGTTTAtctgttacttttattttagcaACTTTAATGAGATGGTATTCATTTatggataatattttatttatgtttagagTTACATTCCGTATATTTGATagatattatgaaataattaatgatctcctttgtttattttttagaagaatatttaataaaatgagtgctaacattttcttaaaagcaCTTGCCAAAATTTATTTAGAGTCACAAAAAGCAGGATATTTCGAAGAAGTAAAACAGTCCAGATTGTATGCTAAAACGTTTACCGAAGACAAAGTCACATATAAACAGttttcacaaagaaataataatttgctGCAATTTGTGGATATTGAAAATCAAGTACAAAAGGGTTTATTGTCTTATAATGATAAGCACTCTTACTTTAATGACTTAGAAGAAAGTGAGGAATTTTTGAACGACAAAAGCTTAACCTACTACGAAGATCAAGTAAACAA